From Thalassotalea euphylliae, the proteins below share one genomic window:
- the hisC gene encoding histidinol-phosphate transaminase: protein MATKGLSSAEKLARAELIEMVPYQSARRLQKADADANGKQAFNSKIWLNANEASGPGKYQLSADCINRYPDFQPENLMAAYSDYSGLPVEQLLATRGADEGIELIIRTFCTAYQDSILICPPTYGMYAISAENHGAGIVKVPQVNNQLDVDGIIEQLDNVNVVFLCSPGNPTGNLLPKAQIKAVLDAAQDKAIVVVDEAYIEFSPEDSAQSWLADYPNLVVLRTLSKAFALAGLRCGFTLASKEIITLLSKVIAPYPISAPVAEIASQALTGDNLQLMKVRVEETKILRQSLISWLETQSWVDEVFASDANFVLFRTPLKTEIFDGLKAQGILIRDQSKQLQLENCLRISIGSKREMDLVQKTMTNLVTNTSALSVQETN from the coding sequence ATGGCAACGAAAGGTTTATCTAGTGCAGAAAAGCTCGCACGTGCTGAGCTTATCGAAATGGTGCCCTATCAGTCGGCACGCCGCTTACAAAAAGCAGATGCAGATGCTAATGGCAAGCAAGCCTTTAATAGTAAAATTTGGTTAAACGCAAACGAAGCTTCGGGGCCCGGAAAATACCAGCTAAGCGCCGATTGCATTAACCGCTACCCAGATTTTCAACCAGAAAACTTGATGGCAGCGTACAGCGACTATAGCGGCTTACCTGTTGAGCAATTGCTGGCAACACGCGGGGCTGACGAAGGTATTGAATTGATTATTCGCACCTTCTGTACGGCATATCAAGACAGCATTTTAATCTGCCCGCCAACATACGGCATGTACGCCATTAGCGCTGAAAACCACGGTGCAGGTATTGTTAAAGTGCCACAAGTAAATAATCAGTTGGATGTTGACGGCATCATCGAGCAACTTGATAACGTCAACGTTGTATTTTTATGTTCGCCGGGCAACCCAACGGGCAACTTACTACCTAAAGCACAAATTAAAGCCGTGCTAGATGCAGCACAAGACAAAGCCATAGTCGTGGTGGATGAAGCTTACATTGAATTTTCACCCGAAGATTCAGCGCAAAGCTGGTTAGCTGACTACCCTAATTTAGTGGTACTACGCACGCTTTCTAAAGCCTTTGCGCTCGCCGGCTTACGCTGTGGTTTTACACTGGCGTCAAAAGAAATTATCACGCTGCTAAGCAAAGTGATCGCCCCTTACCCTATTTCAGCGCCAGTTGCAGAAATTGCCAGCCAAGCGTTAACTGGTGATAACTTACAGTTGATGAAAGTGCGCGTTGAAGAAACAAAAATACTTCGCCAAAGCCTAATTAGCTGGTTAGAAACGCAAAGTTGGGTCGATGAAGTGTTTGCCAGCGATGCCAACTTTGTGCTGTTTCGCACGCCATTAAAAACTGAAATTTTTGACGGGCTAAAAGCGCAAGGCATATTAATTCGCGATCAATCAAAACAACTGCAATTGGAAAACTGCCTACGCATTTCTATTGGCAGTAAGCGCGAGATGGACTTAGTACAAAAAACAATGACAAATCTGGTCACAAATACTTCTGCGTTATCAGTACAGGAAACAAATTAA
- the hisD gene encoding histidinol dehydrogenase: protein MGTQSLLSLLPTTTWSSISRQEQQSALARPAIAESSLLATQVDNIINQVAEQGDAALINLTERFDGIRLEALKVTAAQVQAAVESLSPARLEALETAYGQIKRFHQAQQQEDIVVETCPGVTCVLKTEAIEAVGLYIPAGSAPLPSTVLMLGVPAELANCPRKVLVSPPDKNGDIAPEVLAAAKLCGIDEIYAVGGAQAVAALALGTASIKPVNKVFGPGNRFVTEAKKQLSQKIPGFAIDMPAGPSEVLVIADNGANADFVAADLLSQAEHGEDSQVILLSDSETQIANVREALDRQLAELPRADIARAALSKSRLILTDDIAMAVEVSNLYGPEHLIVQTAEPESLVGKLRNAGSIFLGAYTPESAGDYASGTNHVLPTYGYSKVVSSLSLADFSRRYTVQQITRQGLANLAPAIIELTDAEGLMAHQKAVTIRLEGEG, encoded by the coding sequence ATGGGCACACAATCTTTATTGTCGTTACTCCCAACGACTACTTGGTCAAGCATTTCTCGCCAAGAGCAACAAAGCGCACTGGCAAGGCCAGCCATTGCAGAAAGCAGCTTACTTGCCACGCAAGTCGATAACATCATTAACCAAGTAGCTGAGCAAGGCGACGCTGCGCTCATCAACCTAACTGAGCGCTTTGACGGTATTCGCCTTGAAGCACTGAAAGTCACCGCAGCGCAAGTGCAAGCGGCCGTTGAGAGCTTATCACCAGCTCGCCTTGAAGCATTGGAAACCGCTTACGGACAAATCAAACGCTTCCACCAAGCACAGCAGCAAGAAGATATCGTGGTAGAAACCTGCCCCGGTGTCACTTGTGTGTTAAAAACCGAAGCCATTGAAGCGGTAGGTTTATATATTCCAGCCGGTAGCGCGCCATTACCTTCGACGGTGCTGATGTTAGGTGTGCCAGCTGAGCTTGCCAATTGCCCGCGCAAAGTGTTGGTGTCACCGCCAGATAAAAATGGCGATATCGCCCCCGAAGTACTGGCAGCGGCAAAGCTTTGTGGCATTGATGAAATATACGCGGTTGGCGGCGCGCAAGCGGTTGCCGCCCTAGCCCTTGGCACAGCGTCAATCAAACCCGTCAATAAAGTGTTTGGCCCAGGTAACCGCTTTGTGACCGAAGCGAAAAAGCAGCTGTCGCAAAAAATCCCCGGTTTTGCCATTGATATGCCAGCAGGCCCTTCCGAAGTGTTAGTGATTGCTGACAATGGCGCCAATGCTGATTTTGTTGCTGCTGATTTACTGTCGCAAGCAGAGCACGGCGAAGACAGCCAAGTAATTTTGCTGTCGGATAGCGAAACGCAAATTGCCAATGTGCGCGAAGCATTAGATCGCCAATTAGCCGAATTACCGCGTGCCGACATTGCTCGTGCGGCGCTGTCAAAAAGTCGTTTAATTTTAACCGACGATATCGCGATGGCAGTTGAAGTATCTAACCTTTACGGCCCGGAGCACTTAATTGTGCAAACAGCAGAGCCAGAAAGCCTCGTGGGTAAACTGCGTAATGCTGGCTCTATTTTCTTAGGTGCTTACACACCTGAATCTGCTGGTGATTATGCCAGTGGTACTAACCACGTACTACCGACTTACGGCTATTCAAAAGTAGTCAGTAGTTTATCGCTTGCTGATTTCTCTCGCCGTTACACAGTGCAGCAAATTACTCGTCAGGGCTTGGCAAATTTAGCGCCAGCAATCATCGAGCTAACAGACGCGGAAGGTTTAATGGCGCACCAAAAAGCGGTAACCATACGACTAGAGGGTGAAGGCTAA
- the hisG gene encoding ATP phosphoribosyltransferase → MTTETRLRIAMQKSGRLSDETQQLLKRCGLKLNVGDRRLLAHVTNMPIDIMRVRSSDIPGLVMDGVCDLGIVGDNTLEETALERELLGQNSTYTKTTGLNFGGCRLSLAMPEEFNYTGLASLDGLRFATTYPQLMKRFAKENGINVDFCLLKGSVEVAPRVGLADGICDLVSTGATLEANGLKEVEVIYRSKASLIQGVELAPEKQAILDTLLPRIQGVMKAQESKYIMLHAPKDKLEEVSNLMPGKETPTVLPLAGRDDLVAVHVVATETFFWETMEALKALGCDSILVMPIEKMMG, encoded by the coding sequence ATGACTACAGAAACACGCTTACGCATCGCCATGCAAAAGTCAGGTCGCCTGAGTGACGAAACGCAGCAACTACTTAAACGTTGTGGTTTAAAACTTAATGTCGGTGATCGTCGTCTGTTAGCGCATGTCACTAACATGCCTATCGACATTATGCGTGTTCGCTCGAGTGACATTCCAGGCCTAGTGATGGACGGTGTTTGTGACTTAGGCATAGTTGGCGACAACACACTGGAAGAAACCGCACTTGAGCGTGAGTTATTAGGCCAAAATTCTACATATACTAAAACCACTGGCTTAAATTTTGGCGGTTGCCGCTTATCGCTTGCCATGCCAGAAGAGTTTAACTACACCGGCCTTGCCTCACTTGACGGTTTGCGTTTTGCTACTACCTACCCGCAATTAATGAAACGCTTTGCCAAAGAAAATGGCATTAACGTTGATTTTTGTTTATTAAAAGGCTCAGTAGAAGTCGCGCCACGTGTTGGCTTAGCTGATGGTATTTGTGACTTGGTCTCAACCGGCGCAACGCTTGAAGCCAATGGCCTAAAAGAAGTGGAAGTGATTTACCGCTCTAAAGCCTCCTTAATTCAAGGTGTTGAACTTGCACCAGAAAAACAAGCCATTCTCGATACCTTGTTACCGCGTATCCAAGGGGTAATGAAGGCACAAGAAAGCAAGTACATTATGCTACACGCACCAAAAGACAAACTAGAAGAAGTCAGCAACTTAATGCCAGGTAAAGAAACGCCGACGGTATTGCCATTAGCTGGTCGCGACGACTTAGTGGCAGTACACGTGGTTGCCACCGAAACTTTCTTCTGGGAAACCATGGAAGCATTAAAAGCACTGGGCTGTGACTCGATTTTGGTCATGCCAATTGAAAAAATGATGGGTTAA
- a CDS encoding ATP-dependent DNA helicase — protein MGTVAQAFSSSGLLAKAINGFSPRQAQLDMALEVEQAIAKQHTLIVEAGTGTGKTFAYLIPALMSDKKVIVSTGTKTLQEQLFHKDIPVIRKALATGAQMALLKGRANYLCIYRMEQFQHTRGVLDAQGLADFVQVKHWANSTHAGDIGELDSVAEDSSIFPHITSTADNCLARDCPHFEDCYLVKARQKAIEADVVVINHHLFFADMALKDTGFGELIPKADVVIFDEAHQISDIASEYFGESFSTRQVQELCSDIIQAYKTTVTDVKQLGKAAEKLERTCQDFRLLFAHDPERGNWREKWHNARIRQAFEHIKTDLDFLYQVLKLNVSRNELVDNCFERAVTLLSKYDIVANINAFEVSLWYETTRRHITLHQTPLSIADKFRQVVSESGAGWIFTSATLAVNNGFEHFARPLGLSQEHTLMLDSPFDYLNQSQLVVPRYLPEPNDRGRALALAELAVPLINSAAGACFMLFTSYRMMNQVAELLEDKIDNPLLVQGQMAKRNLLTEFIAQPDAVLLATASFWEGVDVRGDKLTCVIIDKLPFASPDEPLLQARSEDARRQGKDPFAEIQLPQAVIALKQGVGRLIRDVNDRGVLVICDNRIVNRPYGQVFLSSLPEMRRSRDLDKAASFLTTIHSETQSR, from the coding sequence ATGGGCACAGTTGCACAGGCTTTTTCATCAAGTGGTTTATTGGCAAAAGCCATTAATGGTTTTTCCCCTCGCCAAGCACAACTTGATATGGCGCTAGAAGTTGAACAAGCGATTGCCAAGCAACATACCTTAATTGTTGAAGCGGGTACCGGAACCGGTAAAACCTTTGCTTATTTGATCCCTGCGTTGATGTCGGATAAAAAAGTGATTGTTTCCACGGGTACTAAAACTCTGCAAGAGCAGCTGTTTCACAAAGATATTCCGGTTATCCGCAAAGCGTTAGCAACGGGCGCACAAATGGCGCTGTTAAAAGGGCGTGCAAATTATCTGTGCATCTACCGTATGGAGCAATTTCAACATACGCGTGGCGTGTTAGATGCGCAAGGTTTAGCTGACTTTGTGCAAGTGAAACATTGGGCGAATAGCACGCATGCAGGCGATATCGGTGAGCTAGACTCGGTTGCTGAAGACTCAAGCATATTTCCGCATATCACTAGCACAGCCGACAACTGCTTGGCGCGAGACTGCCCTCACTTCGAAGATTGCTACTTGGTTAAAGCGCGTCAAAAGGCGATAGAAGCCGATGTTGTGGTGATTAACCATCATCTGTTTTTTGCGGATATGGCACTGAAAGACACGGGCTTTGGTGAGTTAATCCCGAAAGCCGATGTGGTGATATTTGATGAGGCTCATCAAATATCCGATATTGCCAGCGAATACTTTGGCGAGTCGTTTTCAACAAGACAAGTGCAAGAGTTGTGTAGCGACATTATTCAAGCCTACAAAACTACCGTTACGGATGTAAAACAACTGGGTAAAGCCGCAGAAAAGCTTGAGCGAACTTGCCAAGATTTTCGCTTGTTGTTTGCTCATGATCCTGAGCGCGGCAATTGGCGAGAGAAATGGCACAATGCCCGCATTCGTCAAGCATTTGAACATATCAAAACGGATTTAGACTTTTTATATCAAGTGCTAAAACTGAATGTCTCGCGCAATGAGCTAGTGGATAACTGTTTTGAGCGGGCAGTGACACTGTTATCTAAGTACGACATTGTTGCCAATATCAATGCCTTTGAAGTTAGCCTTTGGTATGAAACAACACGCCGTCATATTACGCTGCATCAAACACCGTTATCGATTGCCGACAAGTTTCGCCAAGTGGTTAGCGAGTCTGGCGCTGGTTGGATTTTTACCAGTGCGACACTGGCGGTAAATAATGGTTTCGAGCATTTTGCTAGGCCATTGGGCTTATCACAAGAGCATACGCTAATGCTGGATAGCCCGTTTGACTATTTAAATCAGTCACAGCTTGTGGTGCCACGTTATTTGCCTGAACCTAATGATAGGGGCAGGGCGTTAGCGCTAGCGGAATTAGCTGTGCCGTTAATTAACAGTGCTGCGGGTGCCTGCTTTATGCTATTCACTAGCTATCGCATGATGAACCAAGTAGCAGAGCTACTGGAAGATAAAATAGATAACCCACTTTTGGTGCAAGGGCAAATGGCTAAGCGTAACTTACTGACCGAATTTATTGCCCAGCCTGATGCGGTATTGCTCGCAACGGCAAGCTTTTGGGAAGGCGTTGATGTTAGAGGCGACAAATTAACTTGTGTTATCATAGACAAATTGCCGTTTGCCTCGCCGGATGAGCCGTTATTACAAGCTCGAAGTGAAGACGCCCGAAGGCAGGGTAAAGATCCCTTTGCTGAAATTCAATTGCCCCAAGCCGTTATCGCCTTAAAACAAGGGGTTGGGCGATTAATTCGTGATGTTAACGATCGCGGCGTACTGGTGATTTGTGACAACCGTATTGTTAATCGCCCATACGGACAGGTATTTTTATCCAGTCTACCGGAAATGCGACGCAGCCGAGATTTAGACAAAGCGGCATCTTTTTTAACAACTATTCATAGTGAGACCCAATCAAGGTGA
- the tsaB gene encoding tRNA (adenosine(37)-N6)-threonylcarbamoyltransferase complex dimerization subunit type 1 TsaB, producing MNLLAIDASTEACSVAILKDDQVLSDFELCPQSHSVVLLPMVDKLLAKAGARLTDFDALVYGRGPGSFTGVRIGIGVAQGLAFAADLPTIGISTMQAMAQQAYEQEGKDTVSVAIDARMAEVYCSNWQVNEQGLMALVGEERVLPPEQFAQSLDQSLEQSPKKGQQHYGAGTGWQAYQEAFQPICANLEKISVMYPNAQFMLALAKQEFLAGKALPAEQAQPVYVRDTVSWKKLPGRE from the coding sequence GTGAATTTACTAGCTATTGATGCATCGACTGAAGCATGTTCAGTCGCAATTTTAAAAGACGATCAAGTATTGAGTGATTTTGAGTTATGCCCGCAATCACATAGCGTTGTGTTGTTGCCTATGGTAGACAAGCTACTTGCCAAAGCTGGCGCGAGATTAACTGATTTTGACGCCTTAGTTTATGGCCGTGGTCCTGGCAGTTTTACCGGTGTGCGCATTGGTATTGGTGTCGCTCAAGGGTTAGCGTTTGCAGCCGATTTACCGACCATTGGTATTTCGACCATGCAGGCAATGGCTCAGCAGGCATACGAACAAGAAGGCAAAGACACCGTTAGTGTTGCTATTGATGCGAGAATGGCGGAAGTTTATTGCAGTAACTGGCAAGTAAACGAGCAAGGGCTAATGGCGCTTGTCGGTGAAGAGCGAGTACTTCCACCAGAGCAATTTGCCCAATCACTTGATCAGTCACTTGAGCAATCACCTAAAAAAGGTCAGCAGCACTATGGTGCGGGTACCGGATGGCAAGCCTATCAAGAAGCTTTTCAGCCAATTTGTGCTAACCTAGAAAAGATAAGTGTGATGTATCCTAACGCCCAATTTATGCTGGCGCTTGCTAAACAAGAATTTCTTGCTGGCAAAGCGTTACCAGCGGAGCAAGCACAACCTGTTTATGTGCGTGATACCGTGTCGTGGAAAAAGCTACCAGGGCGAGAGTAG
- a CDS encoding M50 family metallopeptidase, whose amino-acid sequence MTSQLHQPSFFYRHRFWLLLLAAATLRHLPIVSLPFNWLESYFHEISHGLAAIIAGGKIIQIELFPNGAGLCTTQGGSRLLTAFMGYSGAAIWGAAIYSLSSVNQRVTQLVTASILILLVLSCIFWVRDILTLIILAVLIALFALKVKFYRHPWLNVSVQLVGLTVLLNALFSPLYLIDGRHRGDGATLAGLTGMPEILWVAIWLVIAVVLLYRLAKQSNKRSS is encoded by the coding sequence GTGACCAGCCAGCTTCACCAACCTTCATTCTTTTATCGACACCGCTTTTGGTTATTGTTATTAGCTGCGGCGACTTTGCGTCACTTGCCAATTGTCTCTCTGCCATTTAATTGGTTAGAAAGTTATTTTCACGAAATTAGCCATGGCTTAGCGGCCATCATTGCAGGTGGAAAAATTATTCAAATAGAGCTTTTTCCCAACGGCGCTGGCTTATGTACGACTCAAGGTGGCAGCCGATTACTAACGGCATTTATGGGGTATAGCGGGGCAGCTATTTGGGGAGCAGCAATTTATTCCTTGTCGTCAGTGAATCAGCGAGTCACTCAATTAGTAACCGCCAGTATTTTAATACTCTTGGTATTGAGCTGTATTTTTTGGGTCAGAGATATACTAACGCTCATTATATTGGCCGTTTTAATTGCGCTTTTTGCGCTCAAAGTGAAGTTTTATCGCCACCCTTGGTTGAATGTGAGTGTGCAATTAGTCGGCCTAACTGTGCTGCTAAATGCCTTATTTAGCCCCTTGTATTTGATCGATGGCCGTCATCGCGGTGATGGTGCAACGCTCGCGGGCTTAACTGGCATGCCAGAAATTTTATGGGTTGCAATCTGGCTAGTAATCGCTGTAGTTTTGTTATATCGACTGGCAAAACAATCCAATAAGAGATCAAGTTGA
- a CDS encoding alpha/beta fold hydrolase → MRITTEEICYDINEVSLHGLTTTDDDQPITLCLHGWLDNAASFLPLMPYLPNRKLIALDWPGHGFSSHRSLDAHYHFIDWVYDLVQLFEITQWPAVDIVAHSMGGMVATAFAAAFPEKVKSLTLLDSIGLISDKPENTTEQLRKGLTSRLKGLSKQKNQHPSIESAVKARVAVSDMAYEQAQLIVKRGLVQQGGKYIWRADSRLRNASPYRLTVEQAKQLISDVQCPVNLVYGDKGLEMVHLGIKEFSALFSDLTVHKVSGGHHVHMEAPQQVAEKITAFWQQIATKVP, encoded by the coding sequence TTGAGAATAACCACAGAAGAAATATGTTACGACATAAATGAAGTGTCACTGCATGGCTTAACCACAACCGATGACGATCAGCCAATCACTTTATGCTTGCATGGTTGGCTTGATAACGCCGCTAGTTTTTTACCGCTCATGCCATATTTGCCGAATCGCAAGCTCATTGCGTTAGATTGGCCTGGGCACGGTTTTTCCTCTCATCGCAGTTTAGATGCTCATTACCACTTTATTGACTGGGTTTATGACCTAGTTCAGTTATTTGAAATAACGCAATGGCCAGCTGTTGATATTGTTGCCCATTCAATGGGGGGCATGGTGGCTACGGCATTTGCTGCCGCATTTCCTGAGAAAGTAAAATCGTTAACTTTGCTTGATTCGATAGGGCTGATTTCCGATAAGCCTGAAAATACCACCGAACAATTGCGTAAAGGTTTAACCAGCCGCCTTAAAGGCTTGTCGAAGCAAAAAAATCAACACCCATCGATAGAGTCTGCCGTCAAGGCAAGGGTCGCGGTGTCGGACATGGCGTATGAGCAAGCGCAATTAATTGTTAAGCGCGGTTTAGTGCAACAAGGTGGCAAGTATATTTGGCGCGCTGACAGCCGATTGAGAAATGCCTCGCCATATCGGTTAACAGTAGAGCAAGCCAAGCAACTTATTTCAGATGTGCAGTGCCCTGTCAATTTGGTTTATGGTGACAAAGGCTTGGAAATGGTGCATTTAGGCATCAAAGAATTTTCAGCACTGTTTAGCGATTTAACCGTACATAAAGTTTCTGGCGGACATCATGTGCACATGGAAGCGCCACAACAGGTTGCTGAAAAGATAACCGCATTTTGGCAACAAATCGCGACAAAAGTACCGTAA
- the fadD gene encoding long-chain-fatty-acid--CoA ligase FadD produces the protein MEKIWLEKSYPPGVPHEIDPDKYSSIVEMFDKYVGIYAQRTAFINMGAEITYSELAEQASAFAAYLQQELGLVKGDKFAIMVPNTLQYPVALFGALKAGLTVVNVNPLYTARELKHQLNDSGTKAMLIVENFAHTLQEVIKDTPVEKVILTGLGDRLGGLKGKLVNFAVKYVKKMVPSYSLANTVKFNQVIAKGESLTLAPVEIAGEDLAFLQYTGGTTGVSKGAMLTHRNMVANLEQAKAAIRPVLKDGEELVVTALPLYHIFALTANCLTFMTLGGTNLLITNPRDMPSFVKELGKYPFTAITGVNTLFNGLVNTPGFAQLDFSKLKLSLGGGMAVQRPVAERWEDVTKTRLLEGYGLTECSPMVTISPYNQNAFNGSIGLPAPSTEIRIVREDGTTAGVNEPGEMCVQGPQVMKGYYNRQEATDEILTDGWLATGDIAEMDEHGFFRIVDRKKDMILVSGFNVFPNEIEEVAMMHKGVVEAAAVGVPHEVSGEIIKLFIVKKDDSLTQKNIIEHCAKHLTNYKVPKLIEFRDDLPKTNVGKILRRELR, from the coding sequence GTGGAAAAAATTTGGCTTGAAAAAAGTTACCCCCCCGGTGTTCCACACGAAATAGACCCCGACAAATACTCATCAATTGTCGAAATGTTTGACAAGTATGTTGGCATTTACGCGCAGCGCACCGCGTTTATTAATATGGGCGCAGAAATCACCTACAGTGAATTAGCCGAGCAGGCGAGTGCGTTTGCAGCATACCTACAACAGGAGTTGGGTTTAGTTAAAGGTGATAAATTTGCCATTATGGTACCTAACACTTTGCAATACCCAGTTGCTTTATTTGGCGCGCTAAAAGCAGGTTTAACGGTTGTTAATGTTAACCCGTTATACACGGCGCGTGAGCTAAAGCATCAGTTGAACGACTCTGGCACGAAAGCCATGCTCATCGTTGAAAACTTTGCTCATACTTTGCAAGAAGTTATCAAAGATACGCCAGTTGAAAAAGTTATTTTAACAGGGTTAGGTGATCGCCTTGGTGGTTTAAAAGGCAAACTGGTTAACTTCGCCGTTAAATACGTGAAGAAAATGGTGCCGAGTTACTCACTGGCAAACACGGTTAAATTCAATCAGGTTATTGCCAAAGGCGAGAGCTTAACGTTAGCTCCAGTTGAGATTGCTGGTGAAGACTTAGCTTTCTTGCAATACACAGGTGGCACCACGGGTGTCTCAAAAGGCGCAATGTTAACGCACCGCAATATGGTGGCGAATTTAGAGCAAGCCAAAGCCGCGATTCGCCCGGTATTAAAAGACGGCGAAGAGTTGGTGGTGACTGCACTGCCGCTTTACCATATTTTTGCACTAACCGCGAACTGCCTAACGTTTATGACACTAGGTGGCACTAACTTATTGATCACTAACCCGCGCGATATGCCGAGTTTTGTTAAAGAACTAGGCAAGTATCCATTTACCGCGATTACAGGCGTAAATACCCTGTTTAACGGTTTAGTAAACACGCCGGGCTTTGCGCAATTGGACTTCTCAAAACTCAAGCTATCGCTAGGTGGTGGCATGGCAGTACAACGCCCAGTTGCAGAGCGTTGGGAAGATGTCACAAAAACGCGCTTACTTGAGGGTTATGGCTTAACAGAATGTTCACCTATGGTGACGATTAGTCCTTATAACCAAAACGCATTTAATGGCTCTATCGGCTTACCTGCGCCGTCTACTGAAATTAGAATTGTCCGTGAAGATGGCACAACTGCTGGCGTGAATGAGCCCGGCGAAATGTGTGTGCAAGGTCCACAAGTAATGAAAGGCTACTACAATCGCCAAGAAGCTACCGATGAAATATTGACCGATGGCTGGCTAGCGACAGGTGATATTGCTGAGATGGATGAGCATGGCTTCTTCCGAATTGTTGACCGTAAAAAAGACATGATCTTGGTCTCTGGCTTTAATGTCTTCCCGAACGAAATTGAAGAAGTGGCGATGATGCACAAAGGTGTTGTTGAAGCTGCTGCGGTTGGTGTACCGCACGAAGTCAGTGGTGAAATCATTAAGTTGTTTATCGTTAAGAAAGACGATTCACTTACCCAAAAGAACATCATTGAACACTGTGCTAAGCACTTAACAAATTATAAAGTGCCTAAGCTAATTGAGTTTAGAGATGATCTACCAAAAACCAACGTAGGTAAAATCTTACGTCGTGAACTAAGGTAG
- a CDS encoding YciK family oxidoreductase, translated as MFDYTIQNSCLKDKTILITGAGDGIGKQAALTYAELGATVILLGRTVEKLENVYDEIVAAGNPEPAIVPLDMKGATKQHYIDMTNTIVDQFGKLDGALLNASVLGELTPFVNIHEQTFDDVMQINVKAQMMMAQALIAALQKADKASLVFTTSTVGGKGRAFWATYSMSKFATEGMMELIADEFEGTNLRTNAINPGGTRTAMRATAYPGENPDTLATPKDIMPLYVYLMSDDSAAVNGQVLKAQ; from the coding sequence ATGTTTGACTACACAATTCAAAATAGCTGTTTGAAAGATAAAACAATTTTGATCACTGGTGCTGGTGACGGTATTGGTAAGCAGGCAGCATTAACTTATGCCGAGCTCGGCGCGACTGTTATCTTGCTGGGTAGAACGGTTGAAAAGCTCGAAAACGTTTACGATGAAATCGTTGCCGCAGGTAATCCTGAGCCAGCTATCGTGCCCCTCGATATGAAAGGTGCGACAAAGCAACACTATATTGACATGACCAATACTATTGTTGACCAGTTTGGTAAGCTCGATGGTGCACTGCTTAACGCTTCTGTGCTGGGCGAGTTAACCCCGTTTGTGAATATTCACGAACAAACGTTTGACGATGTCATGCAAATTAATGTCAAAGCGCAAATGATGATGGCGCAAGCCTTAATTGCAGCGCTACAAAAAGCTGACAAAGCTTCACTAGTATTTACAACCTCAACCGTTGGTGGCAAAGGCCGAGCATTTTGGGCGACTTACAGTATGTCGAAATTCGCGACTGAGGGGATGATGGAGTTAATTGCTGACGAATTCGAAGGGACGAATTTACGCACTAACGCAATTAACCCGGGTGGCACACGCACAGCGATGCGCGCAACGGCCTACCCAGGTGAAAACCCAGATACGTTAGCAACACCGAAAGACATTATGCCGCTATACGTTTACTTAATGTCAGACGATAGCGCAGCGGTTAATGGCCAAGTGTTAAAAGCGCAATAG